A region from the Alphaproteobacteria bacterium genome encodes:
- the prfB gene encoding peptide chain release factor 2 (programmed frameshift), translating into MRSEHLTLCESIDHSLRIIRRHFDVERATKRLSELNQQAENPQLWDNPEKAQKILKERTSLENGLQQYHDFVQQYDDAKTLYTLGEEANDPPSVLEAAQLLEELKKHLKLAEIECIFSGEADSNNCFLEIHAGAGGTDSQDWALMMMRMYVRWAERHRFKTEILDEQPGEEAGIKSATIRINGHNAYGWAKTESGVHRLVRISPFNSQGKRQTSFASAWVYPEIDDSIDIVIEDKDLRIDTFRSSGAGGQHVNTTDSAVRITHLPTNIVAQCQNNRSQHRNRDEAMAMLRSRLYERELQQRQAQVNALNASKTDNAWGHQIRSYVLHPYQLVKDLRTSHETGNIQDVLDGNLDAFITASLTAQLEGKTLTPTDETDD; encoded by the exons ATGCGCAGCGAACACCTGACTTTATGCGAATCAATTGACCATTCATTACGTATCATACGGAGG CACTTTGACGTTGAGCGCGCAACCAAGAGATTAAGTGAACTTAACCAACAGGCAGAAAACCCTCAATTATGGGATAATCCTGAAAAAGCCCAGAAAATCCTCAAGGAGCGCACCAGCCTTGAAAATGGTTTACAGCAATATCATGATTTTGTTCAACAGTATGATGATGCCAAAACCCTGTATACATTAGGTGAAGAAGCAAACGATCCACCGTCTGTCCTTGAAGCGGCCCAACTACTGGAAGAACTCAAAAAACATTTAAAACTCGCTGAAATCGAGTGTATTTTTTCTGGTGAGGCTGACAGCAATAATTGCTTTTTGGAAATCCATGCAGGAGCCGGTGGTACCGATTCTCAGGATTGGGCATTGATGATGATGCGCATGTATGTGCGCTGGGCAGAGCGGCATCGATTCAAAACCGAAATACTAGATGAGCAACCAGGTGAAGAAGCAGGCATCAAGTCGGCAACCATCCGTATCAATGGTCATAATGCGTATGGATGGGCCAAAACTGAAAGCGGGGTCCATCGCTTAGTTCGCATTTCGCCTTTTAATAGTCAAGGTAAGCGTCAAACCAGTTTTGCCAGCGCCTGGGTCTATCCAGAAATAGACGACTCCATCGATATTGTGATTGAAGATAAAGACTTACGCATTGATACATTTCGTTCATCTGGAGCTGGCGGACAGCATGTCAACACCACGGATAGTGCTGTGCGCATAACCCACCTTCCGACTAACATCGTGGCCCAGTGCCAGAATAACCGCTCTCAGCATCGCAACCGCGATGAGGCCATGGCCATGCTGCGTTCGCGTCTTTACGAGCGCGAACTGCAACAACGGCAAGCCCAAGTCAACGCATTAAATGCTTCCAAAACAGATAATGCCTGGGGACATCAAATTCGCTCCTATGTTCTGCACCCGTATCAATTGGTAAAAGACTTGCGTACCTCACATGAAACTGGCAACATTCAAGATGTACTTGATGGCAACCTCGACGCTTTCATTACTGCCAGCCTGACAGCACAGCTTGAGGGAAAAACACTGACTCCAACGGATGAAACCGATGACTAA
- a CDS encoding sulfate ABC transporter substrate-binding protein — translation MNIFKKIILTGLVGLALIPATTFAKNIELLNVSYDPTRELYDDYNALFTRFWKAKTGDNVVIKQSHGGSGKQARSVIDGLPADVVTLALAYDIDSIASKGQLLSPEWQKKLPNNSSPYSSTIVMLVRKGNPKHIRDWNDLVRPGVQVITPNPKTSGGARWNYLAAYAYALKQSGNDKTKANAFMKQLYKNVPVLDTGARGATTTFVQRGIGDVLIAWENEAYLAINEIGKDKFDIIIPSLSILAEPPVAVVDKVANKKGNFEVAKEYLNYLYSNEAQKIIAKHYFRPSNPEIAKQFASRFPKINLITINDFGGWKNAQKEFFDDGGSFDQIYLK, via the coding sequence ATGAATATTTTTAAGAAAATCATTTTAACCGGTTTAGTGGGACTTGCTCTAATCCCCGCAACCACTTTTGCTAAAAACATAGAATTGCTGAATGTATCTTATGACCCTACGCGTGAGCTATACGATGATTATAACGCATTGTTCACACGATTCTGGAAAGCCAAAACAGGGGATAATGTGGTAATCAAACAATCACACGGCGGATCGGGTAAGCAGGCTCGTTCCGTGATTGATGGCCTTCCTGCCGATGTCGTAACATTAGCGCTTGCTTATGATATTGATTCTATCGCCAGCAAAGGACAATTATTATCACCTGAGTGGCAGAAGAAACTTCCAAACAACAGCTCGCCTTATTCATCAACCATTGTGATGCTGGTACGTAAAGGCAACCCCAAACATATTCGGGATTGGAATGATCTGGTTCGCCCAGGCGTTCAAGTGATTACCCCGAATCCAAAAACATCGGGTGGTGCTCGCTGGAATTATTTAGCTGCCTATGCTTATGCGTTGAAACAATCCGGCAACGACAAAACCAAAGCGAATGCATTTATGAAACAGCTTTATAAAAATGTTCCGGTTTTGGATACGGGAGCCAGAGGCGCAACCACGACCTTCGTACAACGTGGAATTGGTGACGTGCTGATTGCTTGGGAAAATGAAGCTTATCTTGCCATCAATGAAATTGGCAAAGATAAATTTGATATCATCATCCCATCTCTTTCTATTTTAGCAGAACCCCCTGTTGCTGTAGTAGATAAAGTTGCTAACAAAAAAGGAAATTTTGAAGTTGCCAAAGAATATCTGAATTACCTTTACAGTAACGAGGCACAGAAAATCATTGCCAAGCATTATTTCCGCCCTAGTAATCCTGAGATTGCCAAACAATTTGCAAGCAGATTCCCTAAAATTAATTTGATCACCATCAATGATTTTGGCGGATGGAAAAATGCCCAGAAAGAATTCTTTGATGATGGCGGTTCTTTTGACCAGATCTATTTGAAGTAA
- a CDS encoding porin, which yields MKYTFLISSALGLALAANTGHAENYSVDQRINTLEQEISLLKRQQEVEKEKADSDKEKAAKTELGKKGLSITSPDGKYGLSLGTNIQLDARHFINDQDKNGKDDILSRQIRPILEGKAGNASFRFVPDFAGGTTRVLDAHVDYKFADPFKVRVGKFKPPIGLERLQSPVDMFFMEPGHPTNLVPNRDYGIQLYGEAIPNLVDYQLAIMNGNGDQGNTDGDDDNKKDIDARIFSTPFRTSDIPSLQGLGVGVGGGYGKRVGTPTKTILGDYKTPGQLSFFKYRTGTLASDTTYASGTQWRLSPQAYWYSGNKGLLAEYVISTQDVTRSTSTATLHNSAWQVVGSYVITGEDVTYKGSVKPYQDFDIRTGGIGAWEVVARVGQTNVDDDAFPFFADPAKAARLATSAGTGLNWYLSENLKMMVDYDYTKFDGGKAGNDDRDAEQALVSRLQFRM from the coding sequence ATGAAATACACGTTTTTAATCAGCTCTGCACTCGGCCTTGCACTCGCTGCCAATACTGGACATGCGGAAAACTATTCTGTAGATCAGCGGATCAATACTCTAGAACAAGAGATTTCTTTGCTCAAACGGCAGCAAGAAGTTGAAAAAGAAAAAGCTGATTCAGATAAGGAAAAAGCAGCCAAAACAGAGTTAGGGAAAAAAGGCCTTTCTATTACATCTCCAGACGGAAAATATGGCCTTAGCCTGGGTACTAACATCCAGCTGGATGCCCGTCACTTTATTAATGACCAAGATAAAAATGGTAAAGATGATATTCTATCCAGGCAGATTCGCCCGATCCTTGAAGGAAAAGCAGGCAACGCCTCCTTTCGATTCGTGCCAGATTTTGCCGGCGGTACTACCCGTGTTTTAGATGCGCATGTGGATTATAAATTTGCTGATCCATTTAAAGTTCGCGTAGGAAAATTTAAACCACCGATTGGCTTAGAACGCTTGCAATCACCCGTTGATATGTTCTTCATGGAACCTGGCCACCCTACAAACCTGGTACCAAACCGTGATTATGGTATTCAATTATACGGAGAGGCAATCCCTAACCTGGTTGATTATCAGTTAGCTATTATGAATGGAAACGGTGACCAGGGAAATACAGATGGCGATGACGACAATAAAAAAGATATTGATGCCCGGATTTTCAGCACCCCGTTCCGTACTTCCGATATCCCATCCCTGCAAGGATTAGGCGTAGGAGTTGGCGGTGGTTATGGTAAACGCGTCGGCACGCCTACTAAAACCATTTTAGGTGACTATAAAACTCCTGGACAATTATCCTTCTTTAAATACCGTACTGGAACTCTAGCCAGCGACACAACGTACGCAAGCGGAACCCAGTGGCGGTTATCTCCTCAAGCCTACTGGTATTCAGGCAATAAAGGCCTACTTGCTGAGTATGTGATATCAACTCAGGATGTAACACGCAGCACATCAACAGCAACATTGCACAATTCAGCCTGGCAGGTTGTGGGATCCTATGTCATTACCGGAGAAGATGTAACCTATAAAGGCAGTGTAAAACCGTATCAGGATTTTGATATACGCACTGGTGGCATAGGTGCTTGGGAAGTAGTCGCCCGTGTTGGACAAACCAACGTGGATGATGATGCTTTCCCATTTTTTGCTGACCCAGCCAAAGCAGCCAGACTTGCAACATCTGCAGGAACCGGGTTAAACTGGTATCTATCTGAAAATCTGAAAATGATGGTGGATTACGATTATACTAAGTTTGATGGTGGCAAAGCAGGCAATGATGATAGGGATGCCGAGCAAGCATTAGTCTCACGTCTTCAATTCAGAATGTAG